A region of the Corticium candelabrum chromosome 4, ooCorCand1.1, whole genome shotgun sequence genome:
CTGAAAGCTGCATGCGGATCGATGTGTGCTAAAAATAACAGACAGCTTGTCAATTTGTACAACCTATTCCGTAACTTTGCTGTCAACGTATTCGGTTACAAAAAGTGGATGGCCTATATAGAGCTGCACCTATATGTCGCTTTCCATGCAGATGTCGTAATTTAGACAGATCTAGGGACCGCCAAATGCACAACATCCTTCTTCAAACTTGTTCTCCATCACTATCAGCCAAGTTTTCAGAGCATTGGAATGATAGCCGAAACCGGGACCATCTTTAACAAGTGCATCCCAACCTCCCACCAATCCCTGACATTTTCACAATTTCGGCTCCAGTGGCATCATCTGCATACCATAATTTTTACATAGCCGTACGTGTCAGCCTAGTGATGAGAAGTAGGATCCAATGATACACATAGAAAGTTTGACATGAAAGTAGTGCCAGTTTTTCAATCAGGACAGTCTGATGTTTTTGGTTTGAATGGCATTTTCCAGTAACATCAGACCACCTGTTGCTTTTCTGCAGTGGGCTCCAAACTCTACAATATACTTGGTCATTGTTGGAACAATCCCTTTAATCAAAGAGCTAGAAAAGATACTGAAGCAAATCTGACCCATCTGGCACAGGCAAGAGTTGTCAATTGATGTGTCGTATTACGTTGCCAATCACAACAGCCGATGACTGTGTGACCTCAACCTACTGATGTCATACTGACTGACAACATTCAGTTGATTAGACTGTGTGCTTCCAAACGGCTTGTTCACGACCACCTCATCTTAAGCAAACCATCTTTTTTCACTGCTTACTTCATCCGCTATCTTCTTAGCGTTATGCATTGCTATAAATTCCCTTACACCTGATGCCGCCTAGACCTTGCAATTGTAAACATGAATTAGACTGTTCTggcaaacaaactttttttATGAACATTTCGCGCATCTAATTGACTGTTCGTCCATTGGTTGTgattgccacgtacgacataaagtaAATGCTGCTTCATGATTAGATCCCGCATAAGAGGCATGGCACAGTGACAAGATACagtttcagctatgagccctacaagaaacgggactttgtaaaagttacgagacttggcgagtagcgtactctaaacgtacgTATGGGCTGacccgacttccggtctgcaAACGATTTTGTAGAAATAGGCCACGCCTCCTTTGTGTGCccaatcacggagcagtattTCCTGTAGTTATCTCGTATGGGGCAAGCAAAGACAACATAAACCCACCAACATACATATGACCTAATTTTGCACCATTCTTACTGTATCGAAAACTATCCAAAAAACCATCCTTgtaaaagttaattaaaaagagCTGGTGACAGAACATGTACACTTCCCTGTTTAGCACCATTTCCAATATTAATGCATCTGATAACGTCTCTTTCACTTCAACCTCATTTTTTCCTTTGCATACAATACATGGGTATTGGCAACTACTAGTGGTGGCATATGTGACATTGATTAATCAATATGGGATTAATTACTAAACGGTAAGAGATGTTTAACCAGTCCATtcttttacaataattataaatcaGGCACTCAGTCAAGCAGAAAGGCTGGACAAGTCAGTAGAGTATGGACACTCCATACATGCTGTGTCATAAATCTGTCTTTAATGCGTGCAGTTATACTGTGTTGATTGTCCGCTTGATTACCAGTAAAGTTCACTGTGATTTCCAACAAAGTTGAGGAGATACTCATTTCTTGGTACACAAATAGCAAATATTGGCAGGAGTCAAGTTCCTGGAAAGAACAACCAGCAAAAATACAAGCAAATAAggaagcattaattaatacagatTTGCTGGTTATGCAATCTCAAAACTCAAATTCTCAATCCAGCAAGCTCATCACTTGATTTTGATCTTGATCTCTTTAGGTGCTAGATATCATGGCAGCAAAGATACCTCCAATAACTGGACGAGCTCTAAAGCCCTTCACTTTACCAGTTGTTGTGAAATACCAATCACTGAATGGAACCCGATCTGGACTCATATCAGCAAAATGATACACACTGTTTGTAATTGCATCAAATTGGTCATGATTGCAAATTGAGGCGATCCACATGAGCCAGTCAGTTTTTGTAAAGTCTGCACGATTGTCAAGAGGAACACCATATGCATTCATCTTCTTTTGATAATAAGCACATTCCAAATCATACACTGATTGAGGAAACAAATTTAAACCAAGGTATCGATCATACAAAAGATTGTATTTGAGTGACCACGTGTCGGGCAGATTGTACTGCATTCGGTAATGATCTCCATCACTAGCATTTTTCATCCACATTGTTACAAAATTCTTTGCTTGCATTAAGTAGTGTGTAGCTATGTCTTTCTGACCATCTTGTTCGAGTAAATATGCTAGTGCTCCAAGGCCAACAATTCCTTTGATCGCAAGATTTGCATTATGTGGAGAAGGACCTTCAAAATCATCTGTGCACAACTGGTTGCCTGGATCTGGAAGGTTGGATACTAAATAGTCTCCCCATTTACGAAGCAAAGGCCAGTAGGGTTTTAGATACGTCAATGATCCCGGTTGACTCGGAAAGGCCAGTTTTTCTATATTTCTGTACCGTTTTGCTATGGCAGCTATCATGATGAGCATGTTACCAGTCTCTTCCATTGGCATCTGCTCTTGATGATTTGGAGCAAGATCACAAATGGGCCAATGACCGAGATGATGTGGTGCCCAGGCAAGGTTGTAAGGAATATACTCACCGTATGCTTTTGTTTCATTATTAGCATATGCAAGAATTGGCATTAGAAGCTTCTGCAATCGAGTGGGAAAAATATATAGAAGAAGAGGAGAACCCGGATAGAGAACATCAACTGTGTTCACAGCACCACCACTTGAAATTTCCTTCAGAAAAGCCCATTCTTGTTCTAATATGTCATTCCATACTAACTGTGTTCCGCCCACAGTTTGTCGCCAGGCTAATGTTGCTATCGTACTGTAATTGTCAGCTGGACTAATGTTTGCAGAGATCACCCCAATAAGAAAAGCATCCGTTAATATACATGTTAATCCCACACGAGAGGCGCTAGCATGAGCAGATCTCAACATTTCTGCTGTGTCATTGTTGTAGAGATGCCGCCACAAAGGTATCATGTTATGTCCAAAATAGCGAATGGACACAACTTGATCATATGCTAGAACAATGTAACGACTTGCTCCATTGCCCTCTCCCACATTACCCAAATCCCATGAGACAGCTAAAACAGGCCAGTTATCTTCACATGCACGTGGAGGCTTATCGTCCTCATCAGGAAATGCTTTCCCATTAGCAAACGATCCTCTTGCATTGACATCACTCGTTATAACTGTAGACACATTGCCATTGTCTTCAACTGATGTATACCAGTAGCCCCAGTTTATTCTATCCGATCCCTGTTGCAAATATTTCTGATCGACGGTTCCTATAGACATAgtgtgatgaccttctacagCTGACCTGTTGCGTGACCACGTGACCATTTCTTTGGAGTCCATCACAGCTGGTTCAGCAGAATTGTCATAATAAAGTTGAACGTCGTGTACTTTGTTGTCTTCAGATGACACGGTAAGGTTCAGATATGTCACAGGAATCTCATACATTGAGACATCCACATCCTCAAAGAGGGCCACAGGAATAGCAGAAACACTAGAGAAGATGACATCCAATTTTACTCCATCCTGATGGAAGGTATAGTAAGTAGACGATGGAGCTACAGCCACTCCTGTTTGCTCAACATTAGGAATTGAAGAACCTCTTAGTAAGCTCTGTGGTCCCATGTAGCGATATGTCTTGCCGTCTATGCGAATGAGACCTGCACAGGTAATCGTGCATTGCAACCCGTCATGCAGTTCACTGTCTAGAAAGTTGTAGAGATAGCTTACCCGTCAAACCCATGCTAGCTCCTGACCAATGCACTGGAAACTCGTCATACAGATTATCTGCTGCAGACCATATGCTCGTATAGGGGTTATTGACGACTAGAGGTACTGAAGGAGGTCGAAATGCGCTAAAGCAGGACCCGATCAAGGCAAGACATAAAAGCAGCGACACGTCCATTTCGTCAGCCACAGAGCATGTGACCCGAAAGATCACATGAATAGTTATCAAGGCGGGTGGGCGGGCACtgtaaaaacaaaattagcGACTGACCCATTCATTACCACATCGTGCTGCGTACACAAATATTGGAGGCGATCCAGTTGATACAATCCAGTGTCCaaccggtcatctccccctaCAAGGAAAAAGACCGATATTCGGAGGTTTCGTTTTCTGACAGTCTACCACAGAATTTATGTTCGAACAGGTCCCGTATACACGTGCAGTAGACCCGGATAACAAGACGAGGTAGACATTCAGCCACGCACACGTATTCCTATCACGGCAGAGCTTTGCCCTACATTGTAGCTCCAGTCGAACAGAAGCCCTCACTATCTGACCGGCACATGGGCCCCCAGAGCCCGGTTATTGTGACTACCCTGCAAACTCAAGAAAGGGACATATACGCGAGATGTTCTTACAGATGTATCGCAACGCGTAAGTGCAAATACGACGTACCAACTGCTTGCAGAGATACCAATCacacacgtacagtacaaataTGGATGTCGACGGTAAAGCATAGTAGACTGTCATTTACTGTGCTAGAATATTTCTAATACAGTATACGCAAACTgctattgcaacaaactaGTACGATACGCCGTTGCAATTACAGCATGCAGATGGCCAAGTGAGTGTAGAGATATTGGTCTGACACATACGTCGACTTAGCAATTAGGCTACGTAGCAGTGAGCAGAAAGAGGCACTTCTTAACCAGTGTGACTccacctacatacacacacagagagagagagagagatctgAAGACACTGCCAATAGGGATGAGCCAAATTACCTTTTCAGACGTTTTGAACTATAATTTCCATCTTACTACACATTAGACTTGTAAAGTTATTTACAATTAGGAAAACTACTAAATGGGTGGTATTACATAATTGAAACAACCAAAGTGCCATTTATATCGAGTACATTATATATTATCCAGAGAATTTATTATCCAGAGAATTTataacacacaacagcaacgcAGTTTTCACCAATACCTTCATAGTTCCTCAGTCCTCTTCATCGTCACTGACATCAGAAATGTCTGCCTGAAGTTCACTCTGGCCCATGTCCTCATAGAAGGGAAAATGCTCAGGCGGACAAAGGGTTTGCCCATGTAGGCTTACTGCAGTTTCTGACAGTCCATCATCTCATTCCAAATCTAAATCAGTGTCTGAGCTGTTGCTATCTGTATCATCAGCATGGGCATGAACCTGAAGTGGTAATGATGCACAAGCATCGATATCAGAGGGTGTGGGTACTGAATAGAAtgaaatgacagcaacatcaGACCAGCCTAACTGCAAGTCATCCTCTCTTACAGTTTCTTTGCATTTAGGGCACATGCCATATCTGTTGTGAGGATTTCTACAGTTGCCTCTGCATCTGCATCTAGTGGTACAAGGCCTACATTGCTGGAAACAACTTCTGCATCCTCCTCTGCTCCCACTGCAACCTGTCTGACAGGTGCATCTATCTGTAGGaaacatttattaaaataCTCTTATCATGCCTGGTATCCCACAAAACAGAAATAGAGCTACCTTCATCTATCAACCAGCCAGAGCCAGCATACGAAAGGAAGGATGAGGTCTCCTCTCGACTCTCATATACCAACCGGATGGCATACTCTGCACGCAGTACATGCTGGTGCAATGCAGGCAAGGATGGGATCATATTGGCTTCATGATTCTGACCTCCACTACTATCATGAAATGTCAGGCGTCTCAATAAATCAACCCACTGCCGGACTGTTGATACGGTCATGTCTCTGATACAGCATATCCTAACCACTGCAAAACTAGTGCAAGCTCATAAGGAATAGGAGCATCTTTGAGAGCCAGAGCAAAGCTGTATGCAGACTGACTGGAAAAGACAGACTAGTGCTTGTCATAGTACAAACACATTATAAACTTAATACTCGCAGGCAATGACAAGGAACAGAATTCGAAATAGCCATCTTCCCTCATTTCAAATAGAACCAACTCTTGGTCAGaacaaataaaagaaatattgttcaaaaaccattttacagCAGCATGATGCGACATTCCAAAAATTAAGCTGACGTAGTCAGTACCACTGAGAGTGTACACCACGAGAAGACATGCAGCAGGATGTGACAGACTTTGCAAATAAGGATGAGATTTCATAACACTTGATATTCCACTTATGGCAACAAATTCTGAATTTGGTCTCAGCTCAACATATACCAACTTGTCAAAAAATATCCCAGCTCAACTAATGCCAGTCCACCCATCCAGATGTCCGTATCATGAGCAAACACTATTACTGCAGAAAAGGAGCTCTTACAAGAGTGATACCAAACACCTTGATCCCCTTCCCTTTCTGGTTTTTGGGTAATTTCTCACACCTACCCCCAGGTGACAGCAACAATGGTTGCTCAAAAGACGGAGAGTCGATCAAAACAGACTGTCCAACATGAAGCTCTTCCTTAGCTAACTGCATGAATGTCTCAGCAGCAAACTCTATCAGACCTGCTTTGAAATCTGGTGTTGCCAAGACACAGGCATACTCTTTGCCAAGAGGCATTTTCTCAGTCGGTGATGGAAACTGATAAGATGACTTGCTTTCGATACCAACTTTCTTGTGTCTCACTGAATGAAGTAATTGCCTAGGGAAGGCAGAAATTCTGGTTTGTCGATGACAATAGTAACCGTACCAGCCCCTCGCAAAAATCCCATTTTCACAACAATTTGACGCCACATGTATTGACAAAATTCAAGCAGAGATACCCCTTGAGATGGAGGGGGCTGATGAAGAACCCGAAGGAAGTCAATAACAAAGTCAAATGCATTTTGATTGGCTGTCAAAAGAGAGCATGTAGTAGCAAAGATTGGTGCCAAAACAGGATCCCTGACAAACGCTAGTCTGATTGAACTTTTGGGGTCGTTGACGAATTTCACCCTTGCCCGTTGCTATTGCGAGTGGTAATGGACAGGTCTGGGCAAGGGCAATTCCACTACAAATTAAATGTGCATATGCATTTTCCAGCAAACGAGTAGCTTTCTGCACTTTAGCTTTCTCTCTTGAAATCGATGTACGGGTGGTAAACGTCCGAAATTTTTGTCTGCGTTTTCCTGGAACTTCTGTAGGAGGACATAAAGCATATTGCCTTGCATAAAAAACCAACCGTCTCCTACCAACATTTCTTATGTCTAGCAGGTCACTCCTAGTTGGCTTGTCAAGTGACTTGGGACAATGGGCAAACACATTATGCAACTCAACAGCATCAAGACACTTCAAATCAAGTGATTTTCAACCAAGACTGTCACAGTAGTTGGTAAGTGAGTGCCGTGCACTATTTTTGACTTCCGAGTTTTGCCAACAGCAGAGCAAAAACAAGACACCACATTTTCCAGATAGGCTAGGAAATTGCTAAGTTCAACTACCTGAAAGTGGGAAGGTCTAGACACAACTTCTTTTAAGCCACAATTAATCTCAGTCTCATGCAATTCATCTAGCGCTTGATTATGAAATGGCACACCTAATTTTGACGCTGTCCAGTGTCCTTGCTCGAATTGCTGGATGATGGCAGTAGGGAATGTCAGTACATCACTGAGTGTTTAGACAGCCAAGACCTCGTATTTATCACGGGTATATGCAAAGAGCAGGTCACAGAACTGTTTTATGCAGGCATTGCAAAGGACCCGGTTCCCTGATCTAATTGCCATATAGTAGGCACAGTACACCATTAGGAAGCGAAGCAAACTACACCAGAACTGGCTAACTTCATTTTTCCCTTTACACAATTCCTGCACACAGATCTCAAATTTTCCCCAGTCCTGAAGATCTTCAGAAATGTCAAGAAGGCCCGTATCGTAACAATGTTTTAAAATTGCTTTCATTCATTAGGACTTCTAGTAATGCTATGAGAATTCGATGTATATCCTTCCACTTTAAGACCTCCTTCGTGCCACAATTTGCTGCTATATCGTGAAACCCTCCATCCCATAACACACTCTTCAGAACTTCTGACACCGTTTTGATAAAATGCCAATCACCAGGTACAGGAGAAAGCCATTCAAAAATGTCAAGATCTTTACGTTTTAGATTCTTCATGATAGCATAGAGCTGCTGGTCCCCCCAACGACAACATAACATGAAAAGCCTTCCTGACCTATGCAAAGATCTTTCTTCAGTTCAATAAGGTATGATGCAACATCTTCTGGTCTACCTGAGTATGCCTCTCTAACTGTTGCATATTTGATCACATGAGACTCAGCAGGTGTGAATGACTCTAACCTAGTCCATAAGACCTGGAGAAGTGACTGCATGAGAGCACTCTGATGgtttgcaaaacaaacgaTCTGCGGAACCAATGACAGAAAGCACGGTTGATGTAAACTTACAATAATGTGCTCGTTCAGAAATGGTCAAGTCTAAGAAATCTAATTCTTGCAAGCTTTCAGGCAGTCGAGATACCGCACAGCTAGCTAATGGGCAAGCAGTTGGACAGGGTTCTGCAGGTGGGGAATGATGTGAAACTTGGCCTGTCAGGAGATGCAGCATTCGCTTTTGGTATCCACCACTAAAATCTTCTTTGCAAAAGCCATCTTGAATTCCAAGTTGTCTCCAAAACTGCATCACATCTAACTCATTAATCAACTTCGTTCAACAGCCCAATGTTTGCCATGATTTCTGATGTGATGGATGGATGGCAGAATCCCAAACATACCCAAAATCTGAAAACCTCTGTCTCTAAGGCTATtagcaaatgcaaacaatcCTAGCAgagtttgaagaaaacaagACCTTCTATCTAGCAAGTTGCAAAGTAATGCAATGACCATATGCAACTTCAATTGCTTTTTAACCTCAGTGGTGTTTGAAATTCTGGCACAACTTTCCAAAAATCGTTTTAACTCAGGATGAATAAACTGGTTTAAAGAATGACAAAGAGATTTGCCTTCATCTGGAAACAGCGAGCGATAATCAAACCTTCCTGAAACAGGTAGCATGCTGCACTGTTCCTTAATCAAATTACGAAAGTTCTGGGCTGTAAATGACGTTGACCTAGTGTCAATGATCTTTCTGTACATAGCTGCAGCACCCTTTGGATGAAAAAATGTTTCGTCATATACCATGTAGCCATGTTTTTCTAGGACCAACATGAATTCGATACTTATCTATGATGTCCACGTGTTTTTCAAAGTATCTTCGAAAGCACAAGACTTTCTGTTTCAAAGAGTGACTATCTAAGCAGGTATTGGCCTCTCTCATGGCACCCTTCAAAGGAGAATATGATATCTTTGTACATTAAATAACCATCAATTTCAAGGGCATGGACAGCTGACAAGGTGACTTTGGCGATAGTTTCGCtatcatcaaaatttgaaagaagGTCCCCGGCAATATCTATTTGACGATCAGACAGGCATAGGGCAGCACAGTTTCCACATAGACAGTCTCTGCTAGATAGCTGTGGAAATCCTTCAAACTGAGTAAAAAGAAGTGACACTACTTCTGCTCGTTCTCCCAACATCTCCCAATTTTTATCCCAATCACCTCGATCACATATTCTGCACTGCTGACATCCTAGGTAAGTTTTCATCATTTGGAAGTGTTTTTCACACATGGGACAGTCTAAGTGCATGTCCTGCTCTAAGCCAAAAACCTCTTCCAAACCAGTTGAATGCACTGTGGAACATCTGAGACGCCAGACCAATTCTTCACTTCTCCGCAAGTACAAGTATCACTACTCTGTTGGTGACACACAGCACAATGAAACTCAAATTGTTTCTGCCATCTAGGGATTTCTCTAGAATGTCTTCTTAAACAATCAGCAAAGCAGGCTTTACAGAGGCAACTGCTTAAACAATCAGCAAAGCAGGCTTTACAGAGGCAACTGTCTGGTCGCAAATCGAATGCTCTACTGCTTCCACGAGACAAGTAGGAAGAAAAAGAGGATGCATTACGCTCATTGCCAAGGTGTCACATTTCAGTCCCACCATGATGTTCTCTGTATGTAGCAGAGCTACCTAGCTGCACCCACACCTCGCATGAACCGCATATGTGCGTGTCTTCTACGGTTGACTTTCTACCTTTTTTTGCAGGAGGCGTAAATCCGCTCCCACTTTGCCCACTCATGATGGAACATCAACCGCACACTCAAGGTCAATGGCTGTATGTA
Encoded here:
- the LOC134179054 gene encoding uncharacterized protein LOC134179054, encoding MDVSLLLCLALIGSCFSAFRPPSVPLVVNNPYTSIWSAADNLYDEFPVHWSGASMGLTGLIRIDGKTYRYMGPQSLLRGSSIPNVEQTGVAVAPSSTYYTFHQDGVKLDVIFSSVSAIPVALFEDVDVSMYEIPVTYLNLTVSSEDNKVHDVQLYYDNSAEPAVMDSKEMVTWSRNRSAVEGHHTMSIGTVDQKYLQQGSDRINWGYWYTSVEDNGNVSTVITSDVNARGSFANGKAFPDEDDKPPRACEDNWPVLAVSWDLGNVGEGNGASRYIVLAYDQVVSIRYFGHNMIPLWRHLYNNDTAEMLRSAHASASRVGLTCILTDAFLIGVISANISPADNYSTIATLAWRQTVGGTQLVWNDILEQEWAFLKEISSGGAVNTVDVLYPGSPLLLYIFPTRLQKLLMPILAYANNETKAYGEYIPYNLAWAPHHLGHWPICDLAPNHQEQMPMEETGNMLIMIAAIAKRYRNIEKLAFPSQPGSLTYLKPYWPLLRKWGDYLVSNLPDPGNQLCTDDFEGPSPHNANLAIKGIVGLGALAYLLEQDGQKDIATHYLMQAKNFVTMWMKNASDGDHYRMQYNLPDTWSLKYNLLYDRYLGLNLFPQSVYDLECAYYQKKMNAYGVPLDNRADFTKTDWLMWIASICNHDQFDAITNSVYHFADMSPDRVPFSDWYFTTTGKVKGFRARPVIGGIFAAMISST